A section of the Cydia splendana chromosome 1, ilCydSple1.2, whole genome shotgun sequence genome encodes:
- the LOC134797664 gene encoding kelch-like protein 6, producing MVNTQFALSWEAHKKNVCNGLSSLQQNGEFVDMTLAADGHMVKVHQIVMALASPYIKDLIASAQCPHPVIFLNRISYSTLCSILEYIYTGEVLVNSEDLNQLIEAGNELHIKGLEDMKISQSAPSNRTSVHYESNAQSQNEDEDVCFFEISDMPEKDSKNYDDKEYILGTIDNVKSVDESFMELQDEMESNVVAMTDTDHKIDPVGSKNSGVIQYTVSNQGSLQMILNRYVYYLKHTNRNNSRQWRCVDYVTSMKCPAHVVTKDDVVVQRIAAHIHPFHDKKILKKVHAGSIFSAIHEAEKQGNVLLGNKRSKLALAAEDEGSK from the exons ATGGTGAATACACAGTTCGCGTTATCATGGGAAGCTCACAAAAAGAATGTATGCAATGGTTTAAGTTCATTGCAACAG AATGGCGAATTTGTAGACATGACTTTAGCTGCAGATGGTCACATGGTGAAAGTGCACCAGATTGTCATGGCACTGGCTAGCCCCTACATCAAGGATCTTATAGCATCAGCACAGTGCCCTCATCCTGTCATATTCttgaat AGAATATCTTATTCAACATTATGCTCAATACTTGAGTACATATACACGGGGGAAGTGCTGGTGAACAGTGAGGACTTAAACCAACTCATAGAGGCTGGTAATGAATTACATATAAAGGGATTGGAAGACATG aaaataagcCAGTCTGCCCCCAGTAATCGGACCTCCGTTCACTATGAATCTAATGCACAATCACAAAATGAAGATGAAGATGTTTGTTTCTTTGAGATTAGTGATATGCCAGAAAAAGATTCTAA GAATTATGACgacaaagaatatattttagGCACAATAGATAATGTGAAGTCAGTAGATGAGTCCTTCATGGAGTTACAAGACGAAATGGAAAGCAACGTCGTGGCAATGACAGATACGGATCACAAAATTGACCCAGTTGGTAGTAAAA ACAGCGGCGTTATCCAGTATACAGTGTCAAACCAGGGCAGCTTACAGATGATTCTGAACAGATACGTGTACTACCTGAAGCACACGAACCGTAACAACAGTAGGCAGTGGCGGTGTGTTGACTACGTCACGTCTATGAAGTGTCCGGCACACGTAGTCACTAAAGACGACGTTGTTGTTCAAAG AATTGCTGCACACATTCATCCTTTCCACGACAAGAAAATCCTTAAGAAAGTTCACGCCGGTTCAATATTTTCCGCGATACATGAAGCAGAAAAGCAAGGGAATGTACTACTAGGTAATAAACGGTCAAAACTAGCGCTTGCTGCAGAAGATGAGGGTAGTAAATAA
- the LOC134797714 gene encoding transcription initiation factor IIE subunit beta — MDPALLREREAFKKKALATPSVEKKRRDDSSHSKDDSKKKSKPSSSSVSSAPKLDASNYKTMSGSSSYRFGVLARIVRHMRARHQEGDDHPLTLDEVLDETNQLDVGNKVKQWLQTEALQNNPKIECTPDGKYNFKPVYKIKDKKSLLRLLKQQDLKGLGGILLEDVQESLPHCDRALKNLAQEILYITRPTDKKKILFYNDKTATLDVDEEFVKLWRATAVDAMDDAKIEEYLEKQGIKSMQDHGPRKPLAPKRKKASQKKRQFKKPRDNDHLADVLETYDDNTLTQKGVSIK; from the exons ATGGACCCAGCTCTGCTTCGAGAACGGGAGGCTTTCAAGAAAAAGGCACTTGCGACACCCAG TGTTGAAAAGAAGAGAAGAGATGATTCGTCACACTCCAAAGATGATAGCAAGAAGAAATCAAAACCATCATCAAGCTCGGTCAGCTCTGCACCGAAGCTTGATGCCTCCAA CTACAAAACCATGTCAGGCAGCTCATCATACAGATTTGGTGTGCTGGCCCGCATTGTGCGCCACATGAGGGCTAGACACCAGGAGGGTGACGACCATCCCCTGACACTAGATGAAGTACTTGATGAGACTAACCAGTTGGATGTTGGTAATAAAGTTAAACAA TGGTTACAAACAGAGGCACTTCAAAATAATCCAAAAATAGAATGCACTCCAGATGGTAAATACAATTTCAAACCAGTATACAAAATAAAGGACAAGAAATCCCTACTCAG ATTACTAAAACAACAAGATCTAAAAGGTTTGGGGGGAATTTTGCTGGAAGATGTTCAAGAATCTCTGCCACATTGTGATAGAGCACTCAAAAACTTGGCTCAGGAAATCCTGTACATTACCAGACCTACTGACAAGAAGAAGATTCTATTTTATAATGATAAGACTGCTACATTAGAT GTTGATGAAGAATTTGTAAAACTTTGGCGCGCTACTGCTGTTGATGCCATGGATGATGCCAAAATCGAAGAATACCTGGAGAAACAAGGAATAAAGTCAATGCAAGATCATGGGCCAAGGAAACCGCTTGCTCCAAAACGTAAAAAGGCATCACAAAAGAAAAGGCAATTCAAAAAACCAAGGGACAATGACCATTTGGCAGATGTTTTGGAAACTTATGACGATAACACTTTAACCCAAAAAGGtgtatcaataaaataa